From the genome of Mucilaginibacter paludis DSM 18603:
TATGTTGGCGAAACGGTAGCCCGCAAGCTGGTTGCCTATTTTAAAAACATCGACAACCTGATGAAAGCCAATATTGAAGAGCTTACCACCGTTGACGAAATAGGCACCCGCATTGCCGAGAGTCTTGTTGACTACTGGAGTAGCCCGGAGCACGTGCAACAGGTTGAAAAACTAAAGGCGCAGGGTCTGCAATTTGTAAGTAACGAGAAAGAGCTGGTGCTTGCCAGCGATAAATTAAGCGGCAAAACCTTTATTATTTCGGGTGTATTTGAAAAATATTCGCGTGATGAGCTGAAGGATATCATTGAACAGAATGGCGGTAAGATATTAAGCAGCATATCGGCTAAGTTGAATTACCTGGTTGCAGGTGATAACATGGGGCCAGCTAAACTGGAAAAAGCCAATAAGCTGAACATACCGATTATTAGTGATGATGAATTGTTAACTATGCTGACCACTGATTTAGACCGCTGATTTTTAGGATGATTTTTTTGATTACACTGATTATATTGAACTGGATTAATGATGATGATTGGATTTTGAATATGCTGGCTTTACGATGAGGTATAAAAATTTAAACAAAGAAATCAGGAAAATCAAAAAAATCATCCTAAAAATCAGTGGTCCTTTTGCGACTATAAAATTAAAATTCTAAGAAATCAGGAAAATCAAAAAAATCACCCTAAAAATCAGTGGTCCTTTTGCGACTATAAAATTAAAATTCTAAGAAATCAGTGAAATCAAAAAAATCATCCTAAAAATCAGTGGTCCTTTTGCGACTATAAAATTAAAATTCTAAGAAATCAGTGAAATCAAAAAAATCATCCTAAAATCAGTGGTCAAGTTATTATCTTAGCGCCCTTATAAATTAAAATGAACAAATTTCACGGAACCGGAGTTGCAATGGCAACTCCCTTTCATCCAGACGGAGCAGTAGACTTTGGTGGCCTCGAGGCAGTAATTAACCATATTATTGGAGGCGGAGTAGAATATTTAGTTTCATTGGGCACAACCGGTGAAAGCTCAACATTAAACAAGGATGAGAAGAAGCAGATCTGGAAGCGTACCGTTGAAATTACCAATGGCCGTGTGCCCTTAGTTGCCGGCATAGGCGGCAATAATACTTACGAAGTTTTAAAAAGCATTGAAGAATTTGATGCCGAGGGTTACGACGCTATACTTTCGGTGAGTCCTTATTACAATAAGCCCACCCAGGAAGGAATTTATCAGCATTATAAGGCTATTGCAGAAAATTCGCCGTTGCCTGTTTTTCTTTATAACGTACCGGGCCGTACAGGCAGCACCATTAGTGCCGACACGACGCTGCGCCTTGCTCATGATTTTAAAAACATTATAGCTACAAAAGAAGCCACGGGGAACTTTGATCATTTTAATCATATCCTAAAAAACAAGCCCGAAGAATTTCTTTTCATCTCGGGCGACGACCCGGTTACCTTGCCGCTGATTGCGATGGGTGCTGTAGGCGTTATTTCGGTTATCGGCAACGCACTACCCCGCGTGTTCTCAGCCATGATCAGGCTGTGCCTACAAGGCGATTTTGCCAAGGCCCGCCCATTGCACTATAGCCTGATTGAGTTTACTGCCCTGATGTTTGCCGAAGGCAACCCTGCCGGTGTAAAATATGCTTTAAAAGAATTAGGCATTTGCGGCGATACCCTCAGACTACCCTTAGTTGGTATAGGTGAGCAAACTGCAAAAAAAATAAGCGAACAACTGCAAGTATTGTAAAATAAAAAACCCGGCTAATAAGCCGGGCCTTTTATAAATAATTCAAAAATATTATTTAGCAGCTTCTTTGTTTTTAGACTCTTGTACCTCTAAGCGAATCGCCTGAGCAAGGTTTTTTAAATCCTGCATACCTTTACGAACACGTGTTCCGGCTGCACTGTTACCTTTGTTGTAGAATTTGTCTGCATCAGCCTCCAAAGCCGCAACTAATTCTTTTACTTCTGTGAATTTTTTCATTGTCAGATACTCCTTTTAATAATGAGGTTAAAATTGTTTTAAACTACGCTAATGTAAAATGTTTTTTTATCAAAAAAAAACATTTAAAGCACTAAATAATAGCTACAAAGGCGTTTTTTTCCACATTCAAGGCCACCTTTCATTCCGTTTTCAATCGGACTAAATTTTAAATTAACACCGTTTTAACAAAATTATAATTATGGCTACACAAATCAATTAAATACTCAACATAACAGCAAAATGTATTTAAATATTATAAATAATCCGAATACTTCATTATGTAGTTCGGTTGATAAAATACCGCCTTTTTTAACTATTTATCAATAAAAAAGTCGCTAAATATAAATTTAGCGACCCTTAATATCGTTCTAAGAAACGAAAAACTAAGCAAAAGCCATCTTTTGTTCTTTATAATAGCCTGATTTTAGCTTCTCGCCTACCTCTGTAAATGCAGAAAGTGTTATCTCCACATCTTGTAAAGAGTGTGTTGCAGTAGGTATCAACCTTAATTGTATCAGCCCCTTAGGTATAACGGGGTACATTACGATGGAGCAAAATATGCCATAGTTTTTACGCAGGTCCATGGTTAAGGCTGTCGCCTCATTTAAATCGCCCTGTAAAAACACAGGCGTTACCATAGTATTAGTTACCCCTGTATCAAAACCACGCTCTTTTAAACCGTTTTGCAAAGCTGCCGCTATCGTCCATAATTTCTCGCGCAGTTCCGGTTGAGATTTTAATAACTCAAAGCGTTTTTGCAAGCCAATCACCATCGGCATGGGCAAAGCCTTGGCAAAGGTTTGCGAGCGCATATTATAACGCAGGTAGTTTACAATCTCTTCGGTAGAGGCCACAAAGGCGCCTATGCCCGCCATTGATTTGGCGAAGGTACCAAAGTATATATCAACCCCTTCAACGCAGTCCTGCTCTTCGTGCGTCCCCGCACCGGTTTTACCCATCGTGCCGAAGCCATGCGCATCATCAATCAGTAAACGAAAATCATATTTATCCTTTAAAGCGATGATCTCTTTCAGCTTACCCTGCGCTCCCGACATGCCGAATACGCCTTCGGTTATCAGCAGAATTCCACCTCCGGTTTGTTCGCTCAGCCTGGTGGCTCGTTCCAATTGCTTTTCGCAGCTTTCAATATCATTATGCTTGTATACAAAGCGCTTGCCCATGTGCAGGCGTACACCATCAACAATACAGGCATGCGATTCGGCATCATAAACAATAACATCATTACGATCAACCAAAGTATCGATAATTGATAACATACCCTGGTAGCCATAATTAAGTAAAAAGGCATCGTCTTTTTTTACAAAGGCTGCAAGGTCCTGCTCCAGCGCCTCGTGATATTTGGAATTTCCAGACATCATACGCGCACCCATCGGGTAAGCCATACCAAAGTCTGCAGCTGCCTGCGCATCTGCCTTACGTACTTCGGGATGGTTTGCCAAACCCAGGTAATTGTTCAGGCTCCACACTAAATGCTCCTTACCCATAAATTGCATATGTGGCGCAATTTCACCTTCCAGCTTAGGGAACGAAAAATACCCATGCGACCATTTTTGGTGCTGGCCCAAAGGCCCCATGTTTTTTGATATCTTTTTAAATAAATCCAAAATCGTAATTTTTTATATCCGCAATTAATGCAAAGATAACGCTTAACCGGATGATTAACAAAAGGTATAACTTTTTATGATAGTTTATAACGAAAAAACCCCTTGTATAAATACAAAGGGTTTCAATTCGTGTCGCTAACACTTAATCTACATTATCGTGCAGAAAAGAATTGTTGTTCCTGATCTCAGTTTTACCCTCATCATCGGTTAATAAGCTAAATCTTGAAATCTGACTCTCTGATGATGCCGGTGTTTGTTGTAAAGCTATCTCTTTACGTTTATAAGCCGGAACGTTTTCCAGTTCCTGGATATTACCGTTACGCAGTTTCATGCTCAGATCTTTTAACCGCATAATACGCTCGCGCGATTTACGCAACTGATCTTCTATCGATTCGTCGGTTTTATGATCATCCAATCCTACAACGGGTGCTGGAGCTGGATCCGGTTCTGGCTGCGGTTGTGGTTCAAATCTTACAGGCTCTCTCACCGGTGTTTCAAACTGCACTTCGGGCTCCGATATTTTGAATGTAAAATCGGTATCAGCCGGTTCCTCTTCAAAAGATGGCTCTTCCTGCTGGAATGAGTGCCTGATGATGGCAGGCTCTTCGGGCTTGGCGAACAAATCGAATAAACCGGTTTGTTTTTTCTCCTCAGCCTGCGTTTTCATATAAATTTCAGTAGGAGCATTCTCTTTTTTAGGCGTATTGATAAACTCGTTCACAGGCCTTGCCAATGGCTTGGCTTCTGGAACCAGCATCGAGATCACCTTTTTAGTGCTTTGCTCTTTTTCGCGTTCATCCTTGGTTTGGAAACCGGTAGCTATAATGGTAACTGACAAGTTTTCTCCCAATGATTCATCGCGGCAATTACCCCAGATCAGATCAGCCGATAAACCGGCTTCCTGCTGAATAAAATCTGTAATGATGCTAACCTCATCCATAGTTACCTCGGTAACACCCGAAGTAATATTCAACAGGATGTAACGTGCACCTTCAATTTCGTTATCCTTTAACAAGGGCGAGCGTAAAGCACCTTCAACAGCCTTTAAAGCACGGTT
Proteins encoded in this window:
- the ftsZ gene encoding cell division protein FtsZ produces the protein MQFEMLKEKSSIIKVIGVGGGGGNAVNHMYKQGITGVDFIICNTDAQALELSPIPNKVQLGASLTEGMGAGSIPEVGKNSAIENIDDIKLMLGSNTKMLFITAGMGGGTGTGASPIIAKAARELDILTVGIITTPFSFEGKRRKMQAEEGLEEFKKHVDSFLVISNDRLREIFGNLTLGSAFAQADNILTTAAKGIAEIITLPGYINVDFKDVRTVMKDSGVAIMGSCSAEGDNRALKAVEGALRSPLLKDNEIEGARYILLNITSGVTEVTMDEVSIITDFIQQEAGLSADLIWGNCRDESLGENLSVTIIATGFQTKDEREKEQSTKKVISMLVPEAKPLARPVNEFINTPKKENAPTEIYMKTQAEEKKQTGLFDLFAKPEEPAIIRHSFQQEEPSFEEEPADTDFTFKISEPEVQFETPVREPVRFEPQPQPEPDPAPAPVVGLDDHKTDESIEDQLRKSRERIMRLKDLSMKLRNGNIQELENVPAYKRKEIALQQTPASSESQISRFSLLTDDEGKTEIRNNNSFLHDNVD
- a CDS encoding histone H1, which produces MKKFTEVKELVAALEADADKFYNKGNSAAGTRVRKGMQDLKNLAQAIRLEVQESKNKEAAK
- the dapA gene encoding 4-hydroxy-tetrahydrodipicolinate synthase — translated: MNKFHGTGVAMATPFHPDGAVDFGGLEAVINHIIGGGVEYLVSLGTTGESSTLNKDEKKQIWKRTVEITNGRVPLVAGIGGNNTYEVLKSIEEFDAEGYDAILSVSPYYNKPTQEGIYQHYKAIAENSPLPVFLYNVPGRTGSTISADTTLRLAHDFKNIIATKEATGNFDHFNHILKNKPEEFLFISGDDPVTLPLIAMGAVGVISVIGNALPRVFSAMIRLCLQGDFAKARPLHYSLIEFTALMFAEGNPAGVKYALKELGICGDTLRLPLVGIGEQTAKKISEQLQVL
- a CDS encoding aminotransferase class I/II-fold pyridoxal phosphate-dependent enzyme, producing MDLFKKISKNMGPLGQHQKWSHGYFSFPKLEGEIAPHMQFMGKEHLVWSLNNYLGLANHPEVRKADAQAAADFGMAYPMGARMMSGNSKYHEALEQDLAAFVKKDDAFLLNYGYQGMLSIIDTLVDRNDVIVYDAESHACIVDGVRLHMGKRFVYKHNDIESCEKQLERATRLSEQTGGGILLITEGVFGMSGAQGKLKEIIALKDKYDFRLLIDDAHGFGTMGKTGAGTHEEQDCVEGVDIYFGTFAKSMAGIGAFVASTEEIVNYLRYNMRSQTFAKALPMPMVIGLQKRFELLKSQPELREKLWTIAAALQNGLKERGFDTGVTNTMVTPVFLQGDLNEATALTMDLRKNYGIFCSIVMYPVIPKGLIQLRLIPTATHSLQDVEITLSAFTEVGEKLKSGYYKEQKMAFA